One part of the Glycine soja cultivar W05 chromosome 11, ASM419377v2, whole genome shotgun sequence genome encodes these proteins:
- the LOC114375294 gene encoding protein CHUP1, chloroplastic-like isoform X3, with the protein MSLENDSEITHLKKNLKVQMERNVSLEKENKDLRQEVARLKSQIMSLKAHNIERKSMLWKKIQKSMDGNNSDTLQHKAAVKVIMLEKSPPNERVHTNSDLQETPIVKDRSVKVPPPAPSSNPLLPSQKTEKGMKVQPLALPRTAPPPPPTPPKSLVGLKSVRRVPEVIELHRSLTRKDANNDNKISTNGTPAAAFTRNMIEEIENRSTFLSAIKSDVQRQREFISLLIKEVESAAYADISEVEAFVKWLDGELSSLVDERSVLKHFPHWPEQKTDALREASCNYRNLKSLESEVSSFENNPKEPLAQALKKMQALQDRLERSVNSAEKTRESASKRYRSFHIPWEWMLDTGLIGQMKLSSLKLAREFMKRVTKELESNEVSKEDNLLVQGVRFAFRVHQFAGGFDSETIQAFQELKKIGSASTKL; encoded by the exons CACCCATctcaagaaaaatcttaaagtCCAAATGGAAAGAAATGTGTCACTagagaaagaaaacaaggatCTCAGACAAGAAGTAGCACGTTTGAAGTCACAGATAATGTCACTCAAAGCACATAACATAGAGAGGAAATCCATGCTGTGGAAGAAGATACAGAAATCCATGGATGGTAATAATTCAGATACCCTTCAGCATAAAGCAGCAGTTAAGGTAATAATGCTTGAAAAGAGTCCACCAAATGAGAGAGTGCATACAAATTCAGATTTGCAAGAAACACCTATAGTTAAGGACAGATCAGTAAAAGTACCACCACCTGCACCCTCTTCCAACCCTCTTCTTCCTTCACAAAAAACTGAGAAAGGAATGAAAGTGCAGCCATTGGCATTGCCAAGAACAGCACCACCACCTCCTCCAACACCACCAAAATCACTAGTTGGATTGAAATCAGTGCGTCGTGTGCCAGAAGTAATAGAACTGCATCGTTCTCTCACAAGAAAGGATGCCAACAATGATAACAAAATAAGTACCAATGGAACTCCTGCAGCTGCATTCACCAGAAACATGATTGAGGAAATTGAAAATCGATCAACTTTTCTGTCAGCT ATAAAATCAGATGTTCAAAGACAAAGGGAGTTCATCAGTTTATTGATAAAAGAGGTAGAGTCAGCCGCATATGCAGACATTTCAGAAGTAGAGGCATTTGTGAAATGGCTAGATGGGGAGCTATCATCACTTGTGGATGAACGTTCAGTGCTAAAGCATTTTCCACATTGGCCAGAGCAAAAAACAGATGCACTCAGAGAAGCTTCTTGCAACTACCGAAATCTGAAGAGCCTTGAATCAGAAGTCTCATCATTTGAGAACAATCCAAAGGAGCCATTGGCTCAGGCTTTGAAAAAGATGCAAGCACTCCAGGACAG GTTGGAGAGAAGTGTGAACAGTGCAGAGAAGACAAGGGAGAGTGCAAGTAAAAGATATAGGAGTTTTCATATCCCTTGGGAGTGGATGCTGGACACAGGCCTCATTGGTCAG ATGAAGCTGAGTTCATTGAAGTTAGCAAGGGAATTCATGAAAAGGGTAACCAAAGAGTTGGAATCTAATGAAGTCTCAAAAGAAGATAACCTCTTGGTACAAGGAGTTAGGTTCGCATTCAGAGTACACCAG TTTGCAGGTGGCTTTGATTCAGAGACCATACAGGCATTCCAAGAATTGAAGAAGATTGGTAGTGCTAGTACCAAGCTATAG